One Betta splendens chromosome 5, fBetSpl5.4, whole genome shotgun sequence genomic window, AGACCTTTTAGATTTTCTtctagtagtgttagtagttcTGTAGATCTGTGGTGTTATGATCACTGATGGATCTAAACTCATATCTCCCACCCTCACCAGGTCCACCTGTTGTCCCCACTATGTGAGTACCCCACTCTGCTGTGTCCCTCAGACTCTGTGGGTGAAGAAACGGCTCTGGAGCTCATGTCAGTGTTCACCCAGTGCCCTCCCAGATATGTGGAGTTTCGCTGTCACCTCCTCTTGGCCACCACCTCTGTTCTCATCTGCACCGCCTGTGTGAGCAGCCATTCTCGTGCCTCTCAGGACTTCCTGAAACTGCTCCTTGAGATAGCCCAGGATATCGGTGACATCCAGGGTGATGGCACTCTTAGGGCTCTCAGAGCCACATCTTGTGATTGTCTGCGAGAGATGGAGGCGTGCAGCCCAGGACTCCTCTGCCACCGTCTGGAGCTCATAGATGGTCTTCGGCAGCAAGAAACGTCCAGGCTCCACCAGGCATTTGCTGGACTTCACACTTTGGTGCTAAGGAACGCTGTCTATCAGCTCACCCAGGAAActggagctggtgctgaacATCTTAAGGCTCTTCTAGAAGGAAATACATCAGTGGCATGGGAATCAGACCAGGATTCAGGGATGTTGAGTAACAAAGACTCAGGTGTACTGTCATCTCTGATTCTGGAACCAATGGGCACCGTGCCAACTCTGCACACTGGACCTGATTGTAAGGAGCTGCGTTCAGTCCTGGCCTCGCTGTTGGAGGAGTCTTTCCTACTCACTCCGCTTTCTCAGGCTGAACTGCTGCATAGACTTACAGAGTTGGTTGCCATGGTGCCTGGTGTGCCTCCATCCATATTCAAAGCTCAGCTACTGCGCCTGCTGGGCACAAGCGAGGTTTGTCTTCTGAGGAGTTTTGTACTCACTGTTGCCTCTGTGACATTTAGTAGCTgaacaataaataattacaaCGTAAGGTAATTAGCAGAGCTAGCGTGATGTCTGTTATGACAGAACCTGACCAGTATAagacagaattaaaaaaaaaacagtacaacTATTTTATAAAACCTGTTCTCATTCCAGAAGTCCAGTTAAGTTAATTGAAATAGACCATTTAAAGCACACTCACACAGGAATGTGAATTAATGTATTTAAGATAGTATGATAAATGCGCAGGCAGAAACCTTCCACAAGCTGTATCAGCATTTATGACTCCGCTCTCCTTTCAGGTTTGTCTCTTCCACTCTACTCTGCTGCTGAAGTGTGCATTTACAGACAGCCTGTTCAGTGCAGAAGAtgaagcttttatcctcaagcGTCTGGTCATGCTCTCCCAGCATCCACTGCTGACCACAGCTGAGACGCTGTTCTACATGGACTGTATCCTGCACTTTCCTGAGAACCGTCCCATCAGCTGCGGTGAAAGCGATGAGATGCTCCCTGTGCTGCTGACTCCGCGCCTGGCCTCGGCTCTGGTGCCCACCGTGTTCAACGAGAGCAGCACCATGCTGGCCCGATTTAACCTGCATTGTCTGGTCcacctggaggagggaggggaaggggaggtggaggaggacagaggggtgGCCTACCTCTACGAACATCTCATCTCACTGATGCACATTGTGGAGAACGGGGGCAGCAGGGAAATTATAGTTACCTTCTTCAGAGCtgccttcctcttcctgttctaCCTGTACCACATTGAACACTACTCTAACAGCCTGATGGAGAAGCTTTGTAAGCTCTATCTCCACCACACCCAGCTAGGGCCACACCTCATCAACCTGGCAGACCAGACTCAGGACAGACTTTCTGAGTCACGCTGGGCGTTAGGTCTGCTAAAAGCCCTTCAGAAAGTCATCACAGATGCCCCCCTTGCTCAGCTGACTTTGCAGGATGTCCACTGGCACCTGAAGATATTGTCTCGCATAGCAGAGGAAGGGGAAATTCCCCAGCCCGGCACCATCCACTTTCTGTCTAGCATCATCACTCGGTCCTCGTCCTCGCTGTGTGCGAGCGGCGACTGGCGTTTGGGAAGCAGTGTGCTCAGAGTTTGCCGCCGCCTGCTTGTCCACCCCAGCCTGGACTCTCTTCTCATCCCTCTGGCTGACATCTTGCAGCATCTTGCGTGCCACTATGGAGACACTGATATCCAGGACCACTCCCGCCTCTACTACACCCTCCTCACCACACTGTCCAAGGAGAAGCTGGCTGAGGTGTTGGCGCAGGGTGCTGTGGAAGAAGGGCGTCAGGTCAAGAAACGCTCGCTATCGTGCATCGAGGGTGAAGGGCTGACAAGCATGTTGACCATTCAGCAGACAGAGAAGGTGGTATTCAAGCTGGTTGCGGTGGAACCTGATTTAAAAGAAGAAACTAGTCAAGAGTCAAGAGCCCCAATTCCAAATGAGGCTGAGACGTGCCTAGAGCAAGTTCACACCACTGTGGCAGCCTACAGAGCTCAGTTCAGCAACCCCGACTTTGCTTCAGAACTGACTTTAACCTACCGTCTGGTTCATGTTGAAGTCTGTGACTCTCGCTTTGATCATCTCTTCAGCATCCGCCTCCATTTCAACCTCACCGATGAATACTACGAAGAGCTGAGCGACCTCAGTGTCCCCTGTCTCTTCAGGGAGAGACCATCACCTGtggtgaagctgaggctgaggcccaGACAGCCCTACTCCACCACCCTACATGCAAGCGCCATCTTTAGCACCCAGGATGGACTGTCATGGCACACCACCCTGCCCGACATCCAGGTGTGTTTCCGGCAGACCTTCATGCCTCTACCAGCTCCTCAGAGTTGGGGACGAGCTGAAAAACTGCACCTGTTTgaaggactgtgggaggaaatctGCTCAGAAGGCAAAGCGAATGAGGAACAGTCTGACTGTGCTACTAGTCTGTTGTGCTGCCAGCTGAAGGACGCAGCTCTGTCGTTCTTGATGGAGAAacacttccttcctttccttgtGTCAGAGCTGTCCAATAAAGAAGAATTCAAAGTGCTTATCTTTCTCCCACCAAAGTCCCACGTGCTGCTGAAGGTGAGCTCAGAGGAAGACACGGTGCACTTTAAAATCGCTACAGACAACTGGCAACTCCTGTCTCACATAGGTTCTTATCTACTGGCAATCACAACACACACGACACTCGCAGCTGACTGTGATGCTTCTTACTGGGTTTTTAAATCTAAAAACTAGAGGCTGCCTTTTTACACAATCAGTTTAATACTAATTCTGCTTCAAATAAAATGAGACATTTGATTTAAAATACTTATTGCACTTTATTTTCATATCCAAGAATTAATGAAGTCAATTTAAACACATAATTGTCTTTGTGTGGCTCAGAGAAAAATGCTTCCACAGTGTCTAGTGTGTGAGCTGAAGGACACACAGGTGATCAGTGGAGCTTTTAGCAGCACTTCTTGACGCGCAGGTTGCACACACATCTAGTGACACGCCAACTAGTATCATGATGACAGCTCATTAAGATAAGACTCATTTTTTGAGGTGAGGAGCAAAAACTGTTAACTGGATGATGTTTAGTGGAGAACAGTGCAGCTCTGATGCTCTTCTTTGTGATGAATGTTGATGAGACGCCATAAATTCATAAACTTATATTAATGTGAGTTCAGTGTCAAATCCATTTGAGGAATTTCTTCGATGAAAATTGATCATTAAGACTACAGTTACCTTCCACTATGAATGGAAGCCTCAATCAGACAGGCCTTTGAAGTTGGGCTCTGTATGCGAGGGTAGGGCTGTCTGATGGCTGATGAGCTTGTCCATGATGGCGAACTCTGCATCCCTCTTCTCCACCTCATCTATGGGAGTCCAGGACATGTCATGTTGAAGTTTGAATGCACCGATGAAAGGGTGTGGGCAGCTTGGTCCCCATTCCTTCAGAGGAAAAATGGTAAGTATGTCACAATCAGGTCTGTGACATTCACAGCAGCCAACTCTATTCATATATATGATGAGACAATTACATGTACAGACTATTTGACTTCTATACATTAACAAGTGGATCAACATAGTGCCAACCTTGGGAGAGATGATGGAGAAGTAGTTCTGTCCAGAGGGCCGCTGGTACAGATAATACATGTTGCCTGGTTTTTTCACAATGTTACAAGCAGCGTGGTGGAGGTCGGCATCTCTTTTAGCCTCTTCCAAAACCTAGACAGAGAAAACAAGTCAAATACTGCCATTTGCCGTAGAATAATGTCACCATCTTCAAAGCAGAAAGACCAATGACCTCACATTGATGTGTACAGGTCCCCacaatttaaaaagaaatcatTTCTGTGCACCGGTGTGTTTGCTGATACCTTTCTGGCCTGTTCTTGCAAGTATCGGATCTGGTCAGCGATCACTGTCAGTTTGTTGCAG contains:
- the c5h1orf50 gene encoding uncharacterized protein C1orf50 homolog, encoding MDRTVSLPHQPDRSTTVTLVETCSVPSGLELVSSYQTNRVGDPTDLLALAEQVQKGDDFIRANACNKLTVIADQIRYLQEQARKVLEEAKRDADLHHAACNIVKKPGNMYYLYQRPSGQNYFSIISPKEWGPSCPHPFIGAFKLQHDMSWTPIDEVEKRDAEFAIMDKLISHQTALPSHTEPNFKGLSD
- the ap5b1 gene encoding AP-5 complex subunit beta-1, producing the protein MAVNWAERIEAFSRCPSGFLSGTTVDAFLAELLRELRDDKATYSVKVHLLSPLCEYPTLLCPSDSVGEETALELMSVFTQCPPRYVEFRCHLLLATTSVLICTACVSSHSRASQDFLKLLLEIAQDIGDIQGDGTLRALRATSCDCLREMEACSPGLLCHRLELIDGLRQQETSRLHQAFAGLHTLVLRNAVYQLTQETGAGAEHLKALLEGNTSVAWESDQDSGMLSNKDSGVLSSLILEPMGTVPTLHTGPDCKELRSVLASLLEESFLLTPLSQAELLHRLTELVAMVPGVPPSIFKAQLLRLLGTSEVCLFHSTLLLKCAFTDSLFSAEDEAFILKRLVMLSQHPLLTTAETLFYMDCILHFPENRPISCGESDEMLPVLLTPRLASALVPTVFNESSTMLARFNLHCLVHLEEGGEGEVEEDRGVAYLYEHLISLMHIVENGGSREIIVTFFRAAFLFLFYLYHIEHYSNSLMEKLCKLYLHHTQLGPHLINLADQTQDRLSESRWALGLLKALQKVITDAPLAQLTLQDVHWHLKILSRIAEEGEIPQPGTIHFLSSIITRSSSSLCASGDWRLGSSVLRVCRRLLVHPSLDSLLIPLADILQHLACHYGDTDIQDHSRLYYTLLTTLSKEKLAEVLAQGAVEEGRQVKKRSLSCIEGEGLTSMLTIQQTEKVVFKLVAVEPDLKEETSQESRAPIPNEAETCLEQVHTTVAAYRAQFSNPDFASELTLTYRLVHVEVCDSRFDHLFSIRLHFNLTDEYYEELSDLSVPCLFRERPSPVVKLRLRPRQPYSTTLHASAIFSTQDGLSWHTTLPDIQVCFRQTFMPLPAPQSWGRAEKLHLFEGLWEEICSEGKANEEQSDCATSLLCCQLKDAALSFLMEKHFLPFLVSELSNKEEFKVLIFLPPKSHVLLKVSSEEDTVHFKIATDNWQLLSHIGSYLLAITTHTTLAADCDASYWVFKSKN